From a region of the Bacteroidales bacterium genome:
- a CDS encoding RagB/SusD family nutrient uptake outer membrane protein, whose product MKKINIIIGLVAVMIITSCSEYLDVVPDNTLKLENIFATKEDAWDGLAKCYTYLPNDNAAHESLLLLGDETIGRIGVSFQRSTTDQRAERIMRGLQSTSDPVLGTWSGTNGGKNYFQAIRSCNVFLQYVDGIRNLSDSERADWRAQVTFLKAYYHFLLLRQYGPVIISDNLIAPDALSEDLYQKRSKVEDVFDYILGLLDTSISSLPETRPTSDLGMIDRVGALAIKARILLYRASPFFSGNREFFDDFLDPSDGERFFATTDTEEQTKEKWANAITAINAAITLAEAQGKKLSTSETTKPTPYLPDSAFFRLNPDKMKKLYDLRFVVVAPWNEELIWGNSNVSVYSDNEIADMMNIRLPQEQAEGIKEDNGYSQQWLAASYQMAERYYTANGLPIDEDLTFNYNTRLDLYTTPGATDPDYPAIAGLLQPNTPTVNLYMNREMRFYANLDITGGYVRTHYQTIPVYMMATTPGGLKETISQDNFLATGIGVQKMTHPESMSGAWQRVQRYPMPIIRLADLYLMKAEALNEYKAAPDQEVWDAINLVRRRAGIPDVEDVWSDPSLARTLNKHTTQSGMRDIILTERSIELAFEGSRFWDMWRHKRAHKEFNASIQGWNYKGTSASTFFVLGVLQPRRFIIRDYLWPIDLNELNTNANISQNPGW is encoded by the coding sequence ATGAAGAAAATAAATATAATAATCGGGTTGGTAGCGGTAATGATCATTACCTCCTGTAGCGAATATCTGGATGTAGTTCCGGATAATACGTTGAAACTGGAAAATATTTTTGCCACTAAAGAAGATGCATGGGATGGCCTGGCCAAATGCTATACATATCTTCCTAATGATAATGCGGCGCATGAGTCACTGCTTTTATTAGGTGATGAGACAATAGGCAGGATCGGTGTTTCTTTCCAGAGGAGTACCACCGATCAACGGGCCGAAAGGATCATGCGCGGATTACAGTCCACCAGTGATCCCGTGCTTGGAACATGGTCGGGTACCAATGGCGGGAAAAATTATTTCCAGGCTATTCGTAGCTGTAATGTTTTCCTGCAATACGTAGATGGTATCCGTAATCTTTCCGATAGCGAACGGGCGGATTGGCGTGCGCAGGTGACTTTCCTGAAAGCTTATTATCACTTTCTGTTACTGCGGCAATATGGGCCGGTTATTATTTCGGATAATCTGATTGCACCCGATGCATTATCGGAGGATTTATACCAGAAAAGAAGTAAAGTAGAAGACGTTTTCGACTATATCCTCGGTTTACTGGATACATCCATTTCTTCTTTGCCTGAAACCCGTCCTACTTCCGACCTTGGGATGATCGACCGGGTAGGCGCATTGGCTATCAAAGCGCGGATACTGTTGTACCGTGCCAGTCCATTTTTCAGCGGGAACAGGGAATTTTTCGACGATTTCCTGGATCCGTCCGATGGGGAAAGGTTTTTCGCAACGACTGATACCGAAGAACAAACCAAAGAAAAATGGGCAAATGCTATCACTGCCATCAATGCAGCGATAACTTTGGCTGAGGCCCAGGGGAAAAAGTTGAGCACTTCCGAGACCACCAAGCCGACGCCATATTTGCCGGATAGCGCCTTTTTCCGCTTGAATCCCGATAAGATGAAGAAATTGTATGACTTGCGTTTTGTAGTGGTTGCTCCATGGAATGAAGAATTGATATGGGGTAATTCTAATGTAAGTGTATATAGTGACAATGAAATAGCTGATATGATGAATATTCGCCTGCCTCAGGAACAGGCCGAAGGGATCAAAGAAGATAACGGTTATTCACAACAATGGCTGGCAGCAAGCTACCAGATGGCCGAAAGGTATTATACGGCAAACGGATTGCCGATTGATGAGGACCTGACATTCAATTATAATACACGGTTGGACCTCTATACCACTCCTGGTGCCACTGATCCGGATTATCCGGCTATTGCAGGCCTCCTGCAACCTAATACGCCTACTGTTAACTTGTATATGAACCGGGAAATGCGTTTCTATGCCAACCTGGATATCACAGGAGGATATGTGCGCACTCACTATCAGACCATACCGGTATATATGATGGCAACTACGCCCGGCGGATTAAAAGAAACGATCAGTCAGGATAATTTTCTGGCTACCGGTATCGGCGTCCAGAAAATGACCCATCCTGAATCCATGTCAGGGGCCTGGCAACGGGTACAACGTTATCCTATGCCTATTATCCGCCTTGCCGACCTGTACCTGATGAAAGCTGAAGCATTGAATGAATATAAGGCCGCTCCGGACCAGGAGGTCTGGGATGCCATTAACCTGGTTCGCAGACGTGCCGGTATACCCGACGTGGAAGACGTATGGTCCGATCCTTCATTGGCACGTACATTGAATAAGCACACTACCCAATCGGGAATGAGGGATATTATCCTGACGGAAAGGTCTATCGAACTTGCGTTTGAAGGTAGCCGTTTCTGGGATATGTGGCGGCACAAAAGGGCACACAAGGAATTTAACGCTTCCATACAGGGTTGGAACTATAAAGGTACTTCAGCCAGTACATTCTTTGTGTTGGGTGTATTACAGCCCAGGCGTTTTATCATCAGGGATTATTTGTGGCCTATCGATCTGAATGAATTAAATACCAATGCCAATATCTCGCAAAATCCGGGATGGTAG
- a CDS encoding DUF4959 domain-containing protein, with the protein MKIKSYIYLMSLAIIGISACKEGSRFESSSDDKTPPGSPTILSWKPLNGGARFFFAIPDDEDLLSIDAEYTNPKGKTFRFTSSFYIDSIDVIGMGSTDPQTVRLFGVDRAGNRSVAVEEEVIPLEPAVTRVAESLVLKPGFSSFFVDWINELKQVINVYVHFKYTDQSAPRDIISVFSSNVETDRKFINNLNLTSDVPIEVWLRVEDRYENTTEEISFGTIYLQEDFKLDKSSWVIPDAGDSTVILRNGTKFNTGIPAMFGDAKEGRMSKLIDDMIDRGDNLNFFHTDNRGRNGSSSIANKNDWNIILDLGDYYQLSRILTHQRHSGGLDNISQGQYYKNENCGEFRLYVFNEDLMRWDTISHQKTPIPTGISELEIVTLGEAGDMAYFYPDEPQYTIPTRWFRYEMVNGFADNYSTDHANVNCMSELTLYGRKAE; encoded by the coding sequence ATGAAAATAAAATCTTACATATATCTGATGTCGCTGGCCATTATAGGTATCAGCGCCTGCAAGGAAGGATCCAGGTTCGAATCCTCTTCGGATGATAAAACTCCTCCTGGATCTCCGACCATCCTTTCATGGAAACCGCTCAACGGAGGAGCCCGCTTCTTTTTTGCCATTCCTGATGACGAGGATTTACTCAGTATCGATGCGGAATATACCAATCCGAAAGGAAAAACGTTTCGTTTTACTTCTTCTTTTTATATTGACTCTATTGATGTCATAGGTATGGGTAGTACCGATCCCCAGACTGTACGGCTTTTTGGTGTAGACCGGGCCGGAAACCGTTCGGTAGCAGTGGAAGAGGAGGTGATCCCGTTGGAGCCTGCCGTTACACGTGTTGCAGAAAGCCTGGTCTTGAAACCGGGGTTCAGTTCGTTTTTTGTTGACTGGATCAATGAACTGAAACAGGTAATCAATGTATATGTGCATTTCAAATATACCGATCAAAGTGCTCCTCGTGATATTATCAGTGTCTTTTCATCCAACGTGGAAACAGACAGAAAGTTCATTAATAATCTGAATCTCACGTCGGATGTGCCCATCGAGGTATGGCTACGCGTGGAAGACCGCTACGAAAATACCACGGAAGAAATATCCTTCGGGACGATTTATCTGCAGGAAGATTTCAAGCTGGATAAATCGAGTTGGGTGATTCCAGATGCCGGCGATTCCACTGTTATACTTCGCAATGGGACTAAGTTTAATACTGGTATACCGGCCATGTTCGGCGATGCTAAGGAAGGACGTATGTCAAAACTGATCGACGATATGATTGACCGTGGTGATAACCTGAACTTCTTTCATACGGATAACCGTGGGCGTAACGGTTCCTCTTCAATAGCCAATAAAAACGACTGGAATATAATTCTTGATTTGGGAGACTATTACCAGTTAAGTCGTATTCTTACCCATCAGCGCCATTCAGGTGGATTGGACAATATCAGCCAGGGGCAATATTATAAAAATGAGAATTGTGGAGAATTCAGGCTGTACGTGTTCAATGAAGATCTCATGCGATGGGATACCATTTCCCATCAGAAGACCCCTATACCGACAGGTATTTCTGAGCTGGAAATCGTCACATTGGGCGAAGCAGGTGATATGGCCTATTTTTATCCTGACGAACCTCAATATACCATTCCTACCCGCTGGTTCAGGTATGAAATGGTGAACGGGTTTGCCGATAATTATTCTACAGACCATGCCAATGTCAACTGTATGTCGGAACTTACCCTTTACGGGAGAAAGGCGGAATAA
- a CDS encoding DUF4998 domain-containing protein — protein sequence MKRLIYLLVALLSFCYDSCSDQYENVDKYAGEVVYPAGFDTIFARIGYERVELDLMKIGRIPSSQLKLGKASKTIVEYDGVKQLEIDSVCSWVNITNLTESKLYRFKVYTEDEYGNPSVPQEIALIPFTELDRDLLGIASPKLTVSPTALVAEWPNGLNSVAMEYYGLSYSYTDKDGDPKSSTTTGTRFYCGNLEAGQKVTIDIGYKVLPIVDEVKILDTIIVPKAMEIEMPTASTPFSPTELVALRANGITTFTSEAVASVTKLTLPLHIGTLADLFYFSNLEELDLTGKDLPNVLPELTLSGSGYTYVIGGGSWQPYMRRIEYTEIFQINPAIAAQQTLLDLLESGMLKKVTYIKKSMSLDDLLEPYIASGVVELVDESWYPAEAPIDIQLLHPGNVQTSSFNVSVDYPAATGEVPNPGDITNPDKVYKVAPINRNATFSFTLPKEYMYDFERYRYMKFKVYISGGDEVKNGTYSAYRKIWPRIRYSFWGVDQGNNPYGSGDNWEWKPGGDRDQYQVPITNVSSAWTEITIDMKQVTDKIKAQDHSESYNPRSGHYHSRNICINLGAEQGPDPYNPDSPITYYFADIRLTKAP from the coding sequence ATGAAACGTTTGATTTATTTATTAGTAGCGCTCTTGTCGTTTTGTTATGATTCCTGTTCCGATCAATATGAAAATGTGGATAAATATGCCGGCGAAGTGGTCTATCCGGCAGGTTTCGATACTATCTTTGCCCGGATTGGTTACGAAAGGGTAGAACTGGATCTGATGAAGATAGGTCGTATTCCATCAAGTCAGTTGAAACTGGGTAAAGCTTCCAAAACGATTGTGGAGTATGATGGTGTAAAGCAACTTGAAATAGATTCGGTTTGTTCATGGGTGAATATAACCAACCTTACCGAATCTAAATTATATCGCTTTAAGGTATATACCGAAGATGAGTATGGAAATCCTTCCGTACCCCAGGAAATTGCCTTGATCCCTTTTACCGAATTAGACAGGGATTTACTGGGTATTGCATCTCCTAAGCTCACTGTCTCACCTACCGCACTAGTGGCCGAATGGCCAAATGGGCTGAACTCTGTGGCAATGGAATATTATGGCCTTTCATATTCTTATACAGATAAAGACGGTGATCCGAAAAGCAGCACTACCACCGGGACACGGTTCTATTGCGGTAATCTTGAGGCCGGACAAAAAGTCACGATCGATATAGGGTATAAAGTACTTCCTATTGTTGATGAAGTGAAGATACTGGATACGATCATTGTTCCGAAGGCTATGGAAATAGAGATGCCTACCGCAAGTACTCCTTTCTCCCCAACCGAACTAGTCGCATTGAGGGCAAACGGAATTACCACTTTTACTTCGGAAGCAGTAGCATCGGTAACCAAACTTACCTTGCCTTTACATATTGGTACACTGGCCGATCTGTTCTATTTTTCTAATCTGGAGGAATTAGACCTGACAGGGAAAGACCTTCCGAATGTATTACCGGAATTGACCCTTAGCGGGAGCGGTTATACCTACGTAATAGGAGGTGGTAGCTGGCAACCTTATATGAGGAGAATAGAATATACTGAAATTTTCCAGATTAATCCTGCTATTGCAGCACAGCAAACATTACTGGACCTGCTGGAATCCGGAATGCTGAAAAAGGTAACGTATATTAAAAAATCAATGAGCCTGGATGATCTTCTGGAACCTTATATTGCAAGTGGCGTGGTCGAACTGGTAGACGAAAGCTGGTATCCGGCAGAAGCGCCTATTGATATCCAACTCTTGCATCCGGGTAATGTTCAGACCTCCAGTTTCAACGTTTCTGTTGATTACCCTGCTGCAACCGGTGAGGTTCCCAATCCCGGAGATATAACCAATCCGGATAAGGTATACAAGGTGGCACCTATTAACCGGAATGCTACGTTTTCTTTCACCCTTCCCAAAGAATATATGTATGACTTTGAAAGATACAGATATATGAAGTTCAAAGTATATATATCGGGTGGGGACGAGGTAAAAAACGGCACTTATAGCGCATACCGGAAGATATGGCCCAGGATCAGGTACAGTTTCTGGGGGGTCGACCAGGGAAATAATCCTTATGGCAGCGGTGATAATTGGGAATGGAAACCCGGTGGTGACAGAGACCAGTATCAAGTTCCGATAACAAATGTTAGTTCTGCCTGGACAGAAATAACCATAGACATGAAACAGGTGACGGATAAGATTAAAGCACAGGATCATTCCGAATCCTATAATCCCCGTAGTGGACATTATCATTCGCGGAATATCTGTATCAATTTAGGTGCTGAACAGGGGCCGGACCCTTATAATCCAGATAGTCCTATCACATATTATTTTGCTGATATACGGCTGACCAAAGCGCCATAA
- a CDS encoding carboxypeptidase-like regulatory domain-containing protein, giving the protein MKILIIFFLLLFPGGIFARRTLEATVSDGMTGKPVGNAHVYLDGTTIGTTTDSLGRFRLTVRNAINTTLVISHLMYEKMIVPEPFLKLPKVIYLEENVNVFDDVVITAKDISKRKRREMLAVFREQLLGYEQGAKSSRILNEDDVVLVHDKEKKELRAYAQKPIEVVNHYLKYRILWELIEFKIEYSDKSLSDKAIQHISAIGTVSFTDIGTRTEALRIRRRDVLRASTRHFFDLLAKEKMKVDVFKQLPLDLASFRLFEISGDIITLHDPEKYFIISEIPDDPSMKRAVINSEIKDSILGHFTANILDSETMKKLEMVSGTPHVSSDYQEKIRKAQQIGYRPSSLSKYRQLINYMEEKYQIASFPEKNYSRITFYADTFTIDAYGNTDLYKNFLIENRLARQRLGDLLPLDYEDLPLGMAVTNEFQAEEPDSLLTAEDRIRLNFLKQLQDFPQEKIYVHTDKSYYLSGETVWFRVHLADYVTHDSAGTGSRYVYGELFNPVDSLIQRIKIRRDSSDIFRGYFELPPDLAGGDYRLCFYTRYMEQSGEEYFFNRTISVGHTLSALYHTEAAFSYMEDSDKLRAVLKFIRIKDNNPFVPQLLRLVNASGKEAIVPVSMLGVAEFDILPEQDLVKNRLYIEYEYNNMRHKQYLAVPPSRNEYDVSFFPEGGAFPANARVRIAFKALQLNGMGEQVTGKVYDANGDTVAVFTSNPLGMGSFSLLPKEEGKYTALCRNSFGMEKRFDLPGVNENAVNLKAIWESDRLVVKTVHSSGYILPDSLRLLIHCRGILFYNELWDIGKGLSIRKELFPSGVLQLLLVDSRLNPVSERLVFNMNEQDIAEVAISTEKENYGKREQVRTGISVVSHDSIPLQGSFSVSVTADRNVLPDTTVSILGELLLASELKGYIESPAWYFTGGRIGEIDHLMLTQGWSRYDINAVLEGNIQTPEILPEAVSGISGRVTSGLFLQNSGKDYYVVMNVAGNRGNQYATIAKVEDGRFNMIYDEQPNGVSYMLQLVFPPNSIRAKMWLDSIIYPPVRIHLPYRFDTERSGFYTYLRNAGQQYVSDDGELVKYIDEVVITAKRLRGISPLSPGRLQDRIISLEELSKKKTSAPTLMQYLMSVPEVSIRRDSDGTMRVRYKNGLYYYDYVFVVDGRWWPMYATDEVITQGEAASMMGYVADVVTERSAKIGQPRKTVVSNSLDRILSIPINRVEEIEIVRAPAPPIRLKDFGNMVINDPLLYGIREKTKNTFEYTSTTIDDYQGYLGTILITTKARDGGGKDEGSGRSVKITPLGYQASRTFYSPVYETKEQQDQVASDLRSTIYWNPDVCTNKDGESEISFYAADAESTYTVTIEGITSEGVLIRKTEKINRK; this is encoded by the coding sequence ATGAAAATATTAATCATTTTTTTCCTTCTTCTGTTCCCGGGCGGCATTTTTGCCCGGCGTACACTGGAAGCCACGGTATCAGACGGTATGACCGGCAAGCCCGTCGGTAATGCTCATGTATACCTGGACGGGACAACCATCGGAACAACTACGGATTCACTGGGCCGGTTCAGGCTTACGGTCAGGAACGCTATAAACACCACTCTGGTGATTAGCCACCTGATGTATGAGAAAATGATTGTTCCCGAACCTTTTCTTAAATTGCCCAAAGTGATCTATCTGGAAGAAAATGTCAATGTTTTCGATGATGTAGTGATAACGGCAAAAGATATCAGCAAACGGAAACGTCGGGAGATGCTGGCCGTTTTCCGTGAGCAACTGCTGGGATACGAGCAGGGAGCAAAATCGAGCAGGATACTGAACGAAGACGATGTGGTACTGGTGCATGACAAGGAAAAGAAAGAACTAAGGGCTTATGCGCAGAAACCCATTGAGGTTGTTAACCATTATCTGAAGTACCGTATCTTATGGGAACTGATAGAATTCAAAATCGAATACTCGGACAAATCACTTTCCGACAAGGCAATACAACATATTTCGGCCATTGGTACCGTATCTTTCACGGATATAGGAACCAGAACGGAAGCCCTGCGCATCCGTAGGAGGGATGTTTTACGGGCATCTACGCGACATTTCTTTGATCTGCTCGCTAAAGAAAAAATGAAAGTTGATGTATTCAAGCAGTTACCTTTAGATCTGGCCTCGTTTCGTTTATTTGAAATTTCCGGTGATATCATCACATTACACGATCCGGAAAAATATTTTATCATATCCGAAATACCCGATGATCCGTCTATGAAACGTGCTGTGATCAATTCCGAAATAAAAGACAGTATACTGGGGCATTTTACTGCTAATATACTGGATTCGGAAACGATGAAAAAACTGGAGATGGTATCGGGAACTCCACATGTATCTTCGGATTACCAGGAAAAAATCCGAAAAGCTCAACAGATCGGTTATAGACCATCAAGTCTGTCGAAATACAGGCAATTAATAAATTATATGGAAGAGAAGTATCAAATAGCTTCTTTTCCCGAAAAAAACTATTCCCGGATTACTTTTTATGCCGACACCTTTACTATCGATGCATACGGCAACACCGACCTATACAAGAATTTTCTGATTGAAAATAGACTGGCGCGTCAACGGTTGGGTGACCTTTTGCCACTGGACTATGAAGATTTGCCGCTAGGTATGGCGGTCACAAATGAATTTCAGGCAGAGGAACCGGACTCATTACTAACGGCAGAAGACAGGATACGGTTGAACTTCCTGAAGCAGTTGCAGGATTTTCCGCAGGAAAAGATTTATGTGCATACGGACAAGTCTTATTACCTGTCCGGGGAAACCGTTTGGTTCCGTGTACATCTTGCAGACTATGTCACGCATGATTCTGCGGGGACAGGGAGCCGCTATGTGTATGGCGAACTTTTTAATCCTGTGGATTCGCTTATTCAGCGGATTAAAATTCGACGGGATAGTTCCGATATTTTCAGGGGCTATTTTGAGCTGCCTCCCGACCTCGCCGGAGGAGATTACCGGCTTTGTTTCTATACCCGATACATGGAGCAGAGCGGGGAAGAATACTTTTTCAACCGTACCATTTCCGTCGGACACACCCTTTCGGCTTTATACCATACAGAGGCTGCATTCAGCTATATGGAAGACAGTGATAAGCTCCGTGCCGTATTAAAGTTTATCCGGATAAAAGACAACAACCCGTTTGTGCCGCAATTGCTTCGACTGGTAAATGCTTCCGGCAAGGAAGCGATTGTGCCGGTGAGTATGCTTGGCGTGGCTGAATTTGACATCCTGCCGGAACAGGACCTTGTTAAAAACCGGTTATACATCGAATATGAATACAATAACATGAGGCATAAGCAATATCTGGCTGTTCCCCCTTCACGTAACGAATATGATGTGTCGTTCTTTCCGGAAGGCGGCGCGTTTCCGGCGAATGCCCGGGTACGGATTGCTTTCAAAGCGCTTCAATTAAACGGAATGGGGGAACAAGTAACGGGTAAGGTGTATGATGCTAACGGTGATACAGTAGCAGTGTTTACATCCAATCCGTTAGGTATGGGATCGTTCAGTCTCCTGCCAAAAGAAGAGGGGAAATATACGGCGCTGTGCCGCAACAGTTTTGGAATGGAAAAGCGGTTCGATCTACCCGGGGTAAATGAAAATGCTGTTAATCTGAAAGCCATCTGGGAAAGCGACCGGTTGGTCGTGAAAACTGTCCATTCTTCCGGATATATATTGCCTGATTCTTTGCGGCTACTTATCCATTGCCGTGGGATATTATTTTACAATGAATTATGGGATATAGGAAAAGGGCTGTCAATCCGTAAGGAACTATTCCCTTCCGGCGTCCTACAACTGCTTCTGGTGGATAGCAGGCTTAATCCTGTCAGTGAAAGATTGGTATTTAATATGAATGAACAGGATATCGCCGAAGTGGCTATTTCCACAGAGAAGGAAAATTACGGAAAACGGGAACAGGTCCGTACAGGCATTAGTGTGGTAAGTCATGACAGTATACCTCTGCAAGGGAGTTTTTCGGTATCTGTAACTGCCGACAGGAACGTGTTACCTGATACGACGGTGAGTATCCTGGGTGAATTGCTACTCGCTTCCGAACTGAAAGGTTATATAGAGTCGCCGGCATGGTATTTCACCGGTGGACGTATTGGTGAAATCGACCACCTGATGCTCACACAGGGATGGAGCCGGTATGATATCAATGCCGTATTGGAAGGCAATATCCAGACTCCGGAAATTTTACCGGAAGCGGTATCCGGAATATCGGGACGGGTCACTTCGGGACTTTTCCTGCAAAATAGCGGGAAAGATTATTATGTTGTCATGAATGTGGCTGGTAACCGGGGGAACCAGTATGCAACCATTGCGAAAGTAGAAGACGGACGCTTTAACATGATTTATGACGAACAACCCAATGGTGTTTCCTATATGCTTCAATTGGTATTTCCCCCTAATTCCATACGCGCGAAAATGTGGCTGGATAGCATAATCTATCCGCCCGTTCGCATTCACCTACCTTACCGGTTTGATACCGAAAGGAGCGGGTTCTACACTTATTTGAGGAATGCAGGACAACAATATGTGTCGGACGACGGAGAACTGGTAAAGTATATTGATGAGGTAGTGATCACGGCCAAACGGCTCAGGGGTATTTCGCCCCTTTCTCCGGGCCGTTTGCAGGACCGGATTATTTCTCTGGAAGAGTTGTCAAAAAAGAAGACAAGTGCGCCGACCCTGATGCAATACCTGATGTCGGTACCCGAAGTGAGTATCAGACGCGATTCCGACGGTACCATGCGTGTACGGTACAAGAATGGGTTATATTATTATGATTATGTTTTTGTGGTAGACGGAAGGTGGTGGCCCATGTATGCAACGGATGAAGTTATTACACAAGGGGAGGCAGCTTCAATGATGGGGTATGTAGCAGATGTTGTGACAGAGAGATCCGCAAAAATAGGACAGCCAAGGAAAACAGTGGTATCAAACAGTCTGGACAGGATACTGTCCATTCCGATAAATAGGGTGGAAGAAATAGAGATAGTTAGGGCTCCGGCCCCACCAATCCGTCTGAAAGATTTTGGGAATATGGTGATAAATGATCCCCTTTTGTATGGTATAAGGGAAAAAACAAAGAATACGTTTGAATATACTTCCACAACAATAGATGATTACCAAGGATATCTGGGTACCATCCTTATTACTACCAAAGCGCGTGATGGTGGTGGTAAAGATGAAGGAAGCGGCCGATCTGTAAAAATTACCCCATTGGGTTATCAGGCCAGCAGGACCTTTTATTCTCCGGTATATGAGACAAAGGAACAACAGGATCAGGTTGCGTCCGATCTTCGCAGTACCATATACTGGAATCCCGACGTGTGCACCAACAAAGACGGAGAATCCGAAATCAGTTTTTACGCCGCTGATGCGGAAAGCACTTATACCGTAACTATTGAAGGAATTACCAGCGAGGGTGTGTTGATCAGAAAAACGGAAAAAATCAATCGCAAGTAA